Proteins from a single region of Styela clava chromosome 1, kaStyClav1.hap1.2, whole genome shotgun sequence:
- the LOC144422247 gene encoding uncharacterized protein LOC144422247 yields the protein MENRSVTIFGFPPALNVIKLKLFIEKQVESSIVENVTKNKDGSVTFLFKNPRDLQQFHRSNVNDIEFGNSTYILRVMNTGKGDSFGATENLHSSSTSYQKHTKPPAKKVLRTNILDLMTQKDLYENAYYWSSLPVLPADGGSRCVLVQGIDTSTTHIQKVTMHFESKKRSNGGPVFCIIKMIDGLLNVFDDPIDCEACLKKNDQKFDGGEIIIYPKLIPSYFENIFVLKGVGAQITMDTLVLYLESCSVNETAPRNCVKTDLPGVYRIEYGNEYDVSETENLLRNIKAKKLEGNSLKVTPLLRTDCLKVFDIPADATNSKIRLIFESKKRTGGGPVTRIDRLKDNKALVYFALHTDAERIFKKFHVPCDHPIIINKKPVEVELYHHSLANDHLNILDNFKPTPEKKPEPVPQPDVRLEPFELKPNCDEKIIKFITGSQKHISKLKNAYKCLATVEFRPQQQDQIMTFVFTSNQKKKRETQNDFNVRCQKVFEDFLVEYTSSSHTFERSKLQNARSYKLFSEIDEKYTGNVDNGDLIVCWMQNEPVVEITGIKSSVDHMMDIICEFKYD from the exons ATGGAGAATAGATCTGTCACAATTTTTGGATTTCCTCCAGCACTGAATGTAATTAAGCTAAAACTGTTTATTGAAAAACAGGTCGAATCAAGTATTGTTGAAAAtgtgacaaaaaataaagatgGCTCTGtcacttttttattcaaaaatccaAGAG atTTACAACAGTTTCATAGATCAAACGTAAATGATATTGAATTTGGAAATTCAACTTATATTCTACGTGTCATGAACACTGGCAAAG gTGACTCTTTTGGAGCCACAGAGAATTTACATTCAAGTTCAACATCCTATCAAAAACACACCAAACCTCCTGCTAAGAAAGTTCTGAGGACTAACATTCTTGATTTAATGACTCAGAAGGATTTGTATGAAAATGCATATTATTGGAGCAGTTTACCGGTGTTACCTGCTGATGGAGGGTCAAG ATGTGTATTGGTTCAGGGTATTGATACATCAACGACCCATATTCAAAAAGTGACAATGCATTTTGAATCAAAGAAACGATCGAATGGGGGACCTGTGTTTTGCATCATTAAAATGATCGATGGACTTCTCAATGTATTTGATGATCCTATAG ATTGTGAAGCTTGTCTTAAGAAGAACGATCAAAAGTTTGATGGTGGGGAAATCATAATCTACCCAAAATTAATTCcttcatattttgaaaatatctttgTGTTGAAG GGTGTTGGAGCCCAAATAACTATGGATACATTAGTATTGTATTTGGAAAGCTGTTCTGTGAATGAAACTGCACCACGCAACTGCGTGAAAACTGATTTACCTGGTGTTTACAGAATTGAATATGGAAATGAATACG ATGTATCAGAAACTGAAAATCTTCTTCGAAatataaaagcaaaaaaattgGAAGGAAATTCACTTAAA GTCACACCTTTGCTGAGAACAGATTGTTTAAAAGTATTCGACATTCCGGCTGACGCAACAAATAGTAAAATAAGGTTAATATTCGAAAGCAAAAAACGTACTGGTGGTGGTCCTGTCACCAGGATTGATAGATTGAAAGACAACAAGGCTTTGGTATATTTTGCACTGCACACAG ATGCTGagcgaatttttaaaaaatttcatgttCCTTGTGATCATCCAATTATTATCAATAAGAAACCAGTTGAAGTTGAACTATATCATCATTCTCTTGCAAACgatcatttgaatatattgGATAATTTCAAACCAACACCTGAAAAGAAACCAG AACCAGTCCCGCAACCTGATGTCAGATTGGAACCTTTCGAATTGAAGCCAAATTGTGATGAGAAGATCATCAAGTTTATAACTGGAAGTCAAAAgcatatttcaaaattgaagaaTGCTTACAAATGTCTGGCAACTGTTGAATTCAGACCACAACAACAAGATCAGATTATGACGTTTGTGTTCACATCAAATCAG AAAAAGAAAAGAGAGACACAAAATGATTTTAACGTAAGGTGTCAAAAAGTTTTTGAGGATTTTTTGGTGGAATATACATCATCATCTCATACATTCGAAAGATCAAAACTACAAAATGCTCGTTCTTATAAGTTATTTTCTGAAATTGATGAGAAATATACTGGAAACGTTGACAATGGTGATTTAATTGTTTG TTGGATGCAGAACGAACCAGTTGTTGAAATAACTGGAATTAAGTCATCAGTTGATCATATGATGGATATCATATGTGAATTCAAGTATGACTGA